Proteins from one Phalacrocorax carbo chromosome 19, bPhaCar2.1, whole genome shotgun sequence genomic window:
- the USHBP1 gene encoding harmonin-binding protein USHBP1 isoform X1 has translation MEKWVSAPPSPGAGQDRDGLGRHPWSPQLPQLPPGEEEEEEEEEKDEDNDDDDDEDMAGDTGGILHYEEHIAGLLATVARLHRRAEKLQHHKGREDEGGWEGTASLPTASPRPRHLDGALDAGTSLEAHSPDLFADLQHAVSSLERTVFSRHRWAPAQPLPGEEWARAAKSLEELDRTPSWAGRAMHWGLEERAGEGLLAEEAAVVAARNAALRAALGRRDEELSRATASIRVLRGERDRLQQKVWDLRDALSRLEGSGCSGSDTPRLSSPLGQGEPRLPQDLPQCGDSAQPHGTQPHGMQPHAPLSPQPSEGASREQEQRVQQLQGCLERLQEVNRQLAAALQECKSDAERLSMVLGQHESRSTALRLALRCSERCGWAYAALLDLMRAKLGREEDGARGGAAGEQSPGHGWGSSPTPAEGPQLPGRAEPGGQEETEASGSPKQQSIPAPHGMEEGALREHIRQLRVEQAAVEASLHDIPAPTRASTHCSEDTRARAERALQDARALLPGWRRPEKAELLQDLAMLKEAMADLKTQLQLAEREKRGLEVLVAGQGPREAALRMVLQHLEWERDGGPGRPPSPLSSSSSSEEDAQTSRVGAAAPQHPPDLERMGEELLRALARVEELRARAQALVLSLEQSSATSRAQQAQCIAVTADFFHAHSALALAYRGARRKQAAQLRRLEVQAGALRRQHARRAQALARRLQALEQGTAGSETCI, from the exons ATGGAGAAG TGGGTGTCAGCCCCTCCGTCCCCTGGTGCTGGCCAGGATCGGGATGGGCTGGGCAGACACCCCTGGTCCCCACAGCTCCCGCAACTCCCAccgggcgaggaggaggaggaggaggaggaggagaaggatgaGGACAACGACGATGACGATGACGAGGACATGGCGGGGGACACCGGGGGCATCCTGCACTATGAGGAGCACATCGCCGGGCTGCTGGCAACGGTGGCGCGGCTGCACCGGAGAGCTGAAAAGCTGCAGCACCACAAGGGCAG GGAGGAtgaggggggctgggagggcaccGCCAGCCTCCCCACTGCCAGCCCACGGCCCCGGCACCTTGATGGCGCACTTGACGCTGGCACCAGTCTGGAAG cccacaGCCCCGACCTCTTTGCGGACCTGCAGCATGCTGTGAGCTCGCTGGAGCGCACCGTCTTCTCCCGGCACCGGTGGGCACCGGCGCAGCCTCTGCCTGGCGAGGAGTGGGCGCGAGCAGCTAAG AGCCTGGAGGAGCTGGACCGGACAccgagctgggctgggagggcgATGCATTGGGGCCTGGAGGAGAGAGCGGGCGaggggctgctggcagaggaggcTGCGGTGGTGGCAGCGAGGAACGCGGCACTGCGGGCAGCCCTGGGGCGCCGGGACGAGGAGCTGAGCCGGGCCACTGCCTCGATTCGGGTGCTGCGGGGGGAGCGCGACCggctgcagcagaag GTTTGGGACCTGCGGGATGCTCTGTCCAGACTGGAGGGGTCGGGGTGCTCCGGCAGCGACACCCCCAGGCTCAGCAGCCCCCTGGGGCAAGGGGAGCCCCGGCTGCCCCAG GACCTGCCCCAGTGTGGCGATAGTGCTCAGCCCCACGGCACTCAGCCCCACGGCATGCAGCCCCatgcccccctctccccccaacCCTCGGAGGGTGCCAGCCGGGAGCAGGAGCAGCGGGTGCAACAGCTGCAGGG GTgcctggagaggctgcaggaggTGAACCGGCAGCTGGCGGCCGCGCTGCAGGAGTGCAAGAGCGATGCGGAGCGGCTCAGCATGGTGCTGGGCCAGCACGAGTCCCGCAGCACCGCCCTGCGCCTGGCCCTGCGCTGCAG cgAACGCTGCGGGTGGGCCTACGCTGCCCTCCTCGACCTGATGCGGGCGaagctgggcagggaggaggatggTGCCCGTGGTG GAGCTGCAGGGGAGCAGAGCCCAGGGCATGGATGGGGGTCCAGCCCCACACCGGCAGAGGGGCCGCAGCTCCCAGGCCGAGCAGAGCCAGGTGGCCAGGAGGAGACTGAGGCCAGCGGCTCCCCCAAGCAGCAGAG CATCCCGGCACCCCACGGGATGGAGGAGGGGGCCCTGCGTGAGCACATTCGCCAGCTGCGTGTGGAGCAGGCGGCCGTGGAGGCGTCCCTGCACGACATCCCGGCACCCACCCGTGCCAGCACCCACTGCAGCGAGGACACCCGAGCCCGGGCTGAGCGAGCACTGCAGGACGCCAGGGCTCTGCTGCCCGGCTGGAGGCGGCCGGAGAAAGCggagctgctgcaggacttGGCGATGCTCAAG GAGGCCATGGCTGACCTGAAgactcagctgcagctggcggagagggagaagaggggcctggaggtgctggtggctgGGCAGGGGCCGCGGGAGGCTGCACTGCGCAtggtgctccagcacctggagtgGGAGCGGGATGGGGGGCCCGGccgccctcccagccccctcagcagctccagcagcagcgagGAG GATGCCCAAACCAGCCGGGTGGGAGCggcagctccccagcaccctccgGACCTGGAAAggatgggggaagagctgctccGTGCCCTGGCCCG ggtggagGAGCTGCGCGCCCGGGCGCAGGCTCTGGTGCTGTCCCTGGAGCAGAGCAGTGCCACCAGCCGTGCGCAGCAAGCACAGTGCATCGCCGTCACCGCAGACTTCTTCCATGCTCACAG CGCGCTGGCCCTGGCGTACCGCGGCGCCCGGCGGAAGCAGGCAGCCCAGCTGCGGCGGCTGGAGGTGCAGGCGGGTGCCCTGCGCAGGCAGCACGCCCGGCGGGCGCAGGCGCTGGCCCGCAGGCTGCAGGCCCTGGAGCAGGGGACGGCCGGCAGCGAGACCTGCATCTAA
- the USHBP1 gene encoding harmonin-binding protein USHBP1 isoform X2: MEKLPQLPPGEEEEEEEEEKDEDNDDDDDEDMAGDTGGILHYEEHIAGLLATVARLHRRAEKLQHHKGREDEGGWEGTASLPTASPRPRHLDGALDAGTSLEAHSPDLFADLQHAVSSLERTVFSRHRWAPAQPLPGEEWARAAKSLEELDRTPSWAGRAMHWGLEERAGEGLLAEEAAVVAARNAALRAALGRRDEELSRATASIRVLRGERDRLQQKVWDLRDALSRLEGSGCSGSDTPRLSSPLGQGEPRLPQDLPQCGDSAQPHGTQPHGMQPHAPLSPQPSEGASREQEQRVQQLQGCLERLQEVNRQLAAALQECKSDAERLSMVLGQHESRSTALRLALRCSERCGWAYAALLDLMRAKLGREEDGARGGAAGEQSPGHGWGSSPTPAEGPQLPGRAEPGGQEETEASGSPKQQSIPAPHGMEEGALREHIRQLRVEQAAVEASLHDIPAPTRASTHCSEDTRARAERALQDARALLPGWRRPEKAELLQDLAMLKEAMADLKTQLQLAEREKRGLEVLVAGQGPREAALRMVLQHLEWERDGGPGRPPSPLSSSSSSEEDAQTSRVGAAAPQHPPDLERMGEELLRALARVEELRARAQALVLSLEQSSATSRAQQAQCIAVTADFFHAHSALALAYRGARRKQAAQLRRLEVQAGALRRQHARRAQALARRLQALEQGTAGSETCI; this comes from the exons ATGGAGAAG CTCCCGCAACTCCCAccgggcgaggaggaggaggaggaggaggaggagaaggatgaGGACAACGACGATGACGATGACGAGGACATGGCGGGGGACACCGGGGGCATCCTGCACTATGAGGAGCACATCGCCGGGCTGCTGGCAACGGTGGCGCGGCTGCACCGGAGAGCTGAAAAGCTGCAGCACCACAAGGGCAG GGAGGAtgaggggggctgggagggcaccGCCAGCCTCCCCACTGCCAGCCCACGGCCCCGGCACCTTGATGGCGCACTTGACGCTGGCACCAGTCTGGAAG cccacaGCCCCGACCTCTTTGCGGACCTGCAGCATGCTGTGAGCTCGCTGGAGCGCACCGTCTTCTCCCGGCACCGGTGGGCACCGGCGCAGCCTCTGCCTGGCGAGGAGTGGGCGCGAGCAGCTAAG AGCCTGGAGGAGCTGGACCGGACAccgagctgggctgggagggcgATGCATTGGGGCCTGGAGGAGAGAGCGGGCGaggggctgctggcagaggaggcTGCGGTGGTGGCAGCGAGGAACGCGGCACTGCGGGCAGCCCTGGGGCGCCGGGACGAGGAGCTGAGCCGGGCCACTGCCTCGATTCGGGTGCTGCGGGGGGAGCGCGACCggctgcagcagaag GTTTGGGACCTGCGGGATGCTCTGTCCAGACTGGAGGGGTCGGGGTGCTCCGGCAGCGACACCCCCAGGCTCAGCAGCCCCCTGGGGCAAGGGGAGCCCCGGCTGCCCCAG GACCTGCCCCAGTGTGGCGATAGTGCTCAGCCCCACGGCACTCAGCCCCACGGCATGCAGCCCCatgcccccctctccccccaacCCTCGGAGGGTGCCAGCCGGGAGCAGGAGCAGCGGGTGCAACAGCTGCAGGG GTgcctggagaggctgcaggaggTGAACCGGCAGCTGGCGGCCGCGCTGCAGGAGTGCAAGAGCGATGCGGAGCGGCTCAGCATGGTGCTGGGCCAGCACGAGTCCCGCAGCACCGCCCTGCGCCTGGCCCTGCGCTGCAG cgAACGCTGCGGGTGGGCCTACGCTGCCCTCCTCGACCTGATGCGGGCGaagctgggcagggaggaggatggTGCCCGTGGTG GAGCTGCAGGGGAGCAGAGCCCAGGGCATGGATGGGGGTCCAGCCCCACACCGGCAGAGGGGCCGCAGCTCCCAGGCCGAGCAGAGCCAGGTGGCCAGGAGGAGACTGAGGCCAGCGGCTCCCCCAAGCAGCAGAG CATCCCGGCACCCCACGGGATGGAGGAGGGGGCCCTGCGTGAGCACATTCGCCAGCTGCGTGTGGAGCAGGCGGCCGTGGAGGCGTCCCTGCACGACATCCCGGCACCCACCCGTGCCAGCACCCACTGCAGCGAGGACACCCGAGCCCGGGCTGAGCGAGCACTGCAGGACGCCAGGGCTCTGCTGCCCGGCTGGAGGCGGCCGGAGAAAGCggagctgctgcaggacttGGCGATGCTCAAG GAGGCCATGGCTGACCTGAAgactcagctgcagctggcggagagggagaagaggggcctggaggtgctggtggctgGGCAGGGGCCGCGGGAGGCTGCACTGCGCAtggtgctccagcacctggagtgGGAGCGGGATGGGGGGCCCGGccgccctcccagccccctcagcagctccagcagcagcgagGAG GATGCCCAAACCAGCCGGGTGGGAGCggcagctccccagcaccctccgGACCTGGAAAggatgggggaagagctgctccGTGCCCTGGCCCG ggtggagGAGCTGCGCGCCCGGGCGCAGGCTCTGGTGCTGTCCCTGGAGCAGAGCAGTGCCACCAGCCGTGCGCAGCAAGCACAGTGCATCGCCGTCACCGCAGACTTCTTCCATGCTCACAG CGCGCTGGCCCTGGCGTACCGCGGCGCCCGGCGGAAGCAGGCAGCCCAGCTGCGGCGGCTGGAGGTGCAGGCGGGTGCCCTGCGCAGGCAGCACGCCCGGCGGGCGCAGGCGCTGGCCCGCAGGCTGCAGGCCCTGGAGCAGGGGACGGCCGGCAGCGAGACCTGCATCTAA
- the BABAM1 gene encoding BRISC and BRCA1-A complex member 1, whose product MERGCVMDTSESGSAAEEEEEKAMEPRPRTRSNPEGAEDRALSAQASVGNRSEGEGEAASADDSPQGTAAPDGTAWPGPVPATEVQVKTPRVNCPEKVIICLDLAEEMALPKLESFNGSKTNALNISQKMIEMFVRTKHKIDKCHEFALVVVNNDATWLSGFTSDPREVCSCLYDLETVVCKSFNLEGLFNLIQQKIELPVTENVQTIPPPYVVRTILVFGRPGCQPQFSMSEHMKKMLQCPYFFFDVVYIHNGVEEKDDETSWKEMYAFFSSLDTKGTNYKYEVSLTGPAVELHNCMAKLLAHPLQRPFQTHAAYSLLEEDEPPEIEATV is encoded by the exons ATGGAGCGTGGCTGCGTGATGGACACGTCGGAGTCGGGCAGCGctgccgaggaggaggaggagaaggcgaTGGAGCCGCGGCCCAGGACCCGCTCCAACCCCGAGGGGGCTGAGGACCGGGCGCTGAGCGCCCAGGCCAGCGTGGGCAACCGCAGCGAGGGGGAAGGCGAGGCGGCCAGCGCCGACGACAGCCCGCAGGGCACGGCTGCGCCCGATGGCACTGCCTGGCCCGGCCCCGTGCCCGCCACCGAGGTCCAGGTGAAGACGCCGCGGGTGAACTGCCCCGAGAAGGTG ATCATCTGCCTGGACCTGGCGGAGGAGATGGCTCTGCCCAAACTGGAGTCCTTCAATGG CTCCAAGACCAACGCGCTGAACATCTCCCAGAAGATGATCGAGATGTTCGTGAGGACGAAGCACAAGATCGACAAGTGCCACGAGTTTGCGCTGGTGGTGGTGAACAATGACGCCACGTGG CTCTCAGGGTTCACCTCGGACCCCCGCGAGGTCTGCAGCTGCCTCTATGACCTGGAGACCGTCGTCTGCAAGTCATTCA ATCTGGAAGGACTCTTCAACCTGAT CCAGCAGAAAATCGAGCTGCCGGTGACAGAGAACGTGCAGACCATCCCGCCGCCCTACGTGGTCCGGACCATCCTGGTGTTCGGCCGCccgggctgccagccccagtTCTCCATGTCAGAGCACATGAAG AAGATGCTGCAGTGTCCCTACTTCTTCTTCGACGTGGTTTACATCCACAACGGGGTGGAGGAGAAGGACGACGAGACAAGTTGGAAG GAGATGTACGCCTTCTTCAGCAGCCTGGACACCAAAGGCACCAACTACAAGTACGAAGTGTCGCTGACAGGGCCGGCCGTGGAGCTGCACAACTGCATGGCCAAGCTGCTGGCGCACCCGCTGCAGCGGCCCTTCCAGACCCACGCGGCGTACAGCCTGCTGGAGGAGGACGAGCCCCCCGAGATCGAGGCCACCGTCTGA